A DNA window from Methylobacterium sp. NMS14P contains the following coding sequences:
- a CDS encoding adenylate kinase, translated as MRIILLGPPGAGKGTQSERIVQRFGIPQLSTGDMLRAAVAAGTPVGLEAKAVMESGGLVSDRIVVGIVADRIEEPDARRGFILDGFPRTVAQAEALGEMLASKGLSLSAVVELKVDENALVGRIEKRAAETLARGQAVRKDDTPEVFKQRLEAYRAQTAPLSAYYAQKGTLETIDGMQPIDKVTADLMAVLEPHEERVAS; from the coding sequence ATCGTACAGCGCTTCGGCATCCCGCAGCTCTCCACCGGCGACATGCTCCGTGCCGCGGTGGCCGCCGGTACGCCGGTAGGCCTCGAGGCCAAGGCCGTGATGGAATCCGGCGGCCTCGTCTCCGACCGGATCGTCGTCGGCATCGTCGCCGACCGGATCGAGGAGCCGGACGCCCGCCGCGGCTTCATCCTCGACGGCTTCCCGCGTACGGTCGCGCAGGCCGAGGCGCTCGGCGAGATGCTCGCCAGCAAGGGGCTGAGCCTGTCCGCGGTCGTCGAGCTGAAGGTCGATGAGAACGCCCTGGTCGGCCGCATCGAGAAGCGCGCCGCCGAGACCCTGGCCCGCGGCCAGGCCGTTCGGAAGGACGACACCCCCGAGGTGTTCAAGCAGCGGCTCGAGGCCTACCGCGCCCAGACCGCCCCCCTCTCGGCCTACTACGCGCAGAAGGGCACGCTGGAGACCATCGACGGCATGCAGCCGATCGACAAGGTCACCGCCGACCTGATGGCGGTGCTTGAGCCGCACGAGGAGCGCGTAGCCTCCTGA